One Algoriphagus sp. Y33 genomic window, TTAAACACGAACCTATTGCGCATGATTGTTTTGAAAGGCCAGCACTATTACTATTTAAGTCTGATACTATTCATTACTTCTGTTTTAAAACTGATGAGGTAAATGATGTAATCTCCTATTTATCAAACCATGAGTAAAAAGGGACAAATTTTGATTGCATTTTCATGCTTAGTTTCGCTATTCCTTTTGTCTGTGATTTCATGTAATGAACCAGAAGCAACCGACAAAGAGGAGGAGAAAATATTTCTGCTGAATGAGTTGGATGAAAAGCCGGAATTCGAAGGAGGTTACGAGAATTTTATAACCTATATAATCAAAGGCATCCAAGAAAGCCCAAAAGGTACATTTGGTTCTATAGGAGAAAAGGTATTTATCGATTTTGTAATCGATAAAGAAGGAAATGTAAGTAAAGTAACTCTCAAAACACCACTTCCTCTAGGCATTGAAAGGGAATTAAAATCCATTCTGGAAAAATCACCAACTTGGAAACCTGGCCGAGTAAATGGAGAGCCCGTATCATCCTTTCAAACCCTACCCATAAAATTCTAAAATGGTCGATAAAAATTTTCTTTTGATAAACTATGAATTGGAGATTGAAAATCAGAAGGCAATTTATGTATCTGACTCCAAGCTGATACTACCTGCTAGATCTAAAAAACAGGATAATATGCCTGTTGCTCTAAAGTTTTCGAGAGTAGATGATGAATTAGTTGATTCTTACATTGCTAACTTTTTGATGATCTCAAAATTAAAGTATCATCCAAGTATTCTTACTCACTACAACATCCATAAACTAGATAGATCAGTTATTAATTTTGATATATTAGAAGTTTTGGAGTTGGTTCGTACCATTAAGCTGAATGATCCTCTTAAGATTGGAATTTCTCCACTTCATTTGAAACAAATGGTTTTGAAATTACTTGAGGGTTTTTATTTTCTTCATTACAATAAAGTCCTCCATAAAGATGTGAAGCCAGATAACATCTTGATTTTTGAGGACAAAGGAGGTTACAATTTTAAAATCATTGATTTTGACTTCATGGGCTGTGCAGCAAATCAAAGACTTATTACCACACCGGAATTCCTTGCGCCTGAAGTTAATACCTATTCTGATTATGACGTAAAAGCAGAAATTTGGTCTATTGGATTGGTGCTTTTTTTGATTTTTGGAGGCAAAATGCCTTTTCAAACCAGAAAGAATAATTTGTCTATTGAAGAAGTTAAAAAAGAAGTTTTGAATAGTAATTTTGACTTTTCTAAAGTCCCTGCACCCTTGAGAATTCCCATATCCCTTTGTTTGAAGAAAGAACGTCAGGAACGAATAGGAAATTTAGGTTTATTGATATTCATAATGGATCCATTTTATTTTTTAAGATATTGGTTCAGATTAGTTTTTAAAAGATCACCTTAAAACAAACTTTCATAGATAGGTAAGACACAATAGAAATTTAATATGCATATTCGCTTTTCTTCCAGTAGAGCAATAAAATGATTATAGGATTCGGAAAACCCTAGCATTGAAATGACAATGCCTGAAAAAAGTTGACACATGTTGGTACAAAAAACCAATTAAGATGAAAAAAGGATTTCAAATTAAGCCTCAGCGCATTTTCAGTGTAGAACTGCGTAATCAGATAGTTGGTCAGATACCCAAAATAATTTCAAGTCACATTCAGCTTCTCATACTTAAAATAATCTTCGGGATTTCTTCCCGCCAGCAGAAACAATTCATCCACTTGCTCAGTAAGGGTAAAAAGTGATGGTCCTGCGTCAAACCGGTAGTTCCCCAGCGTAATCTCGCTGAGTTTGCCCCCCGGATAGGAGTTCGCTTCGAATACCTCTACAGCATAACCTTTCAGTGCTAATCGAATAGCCGCAGCTATGCCGGCAATACCGGAGCCGATGATAAGTGCTTTTTTTTCCATGAACTTGTATAGACCTCTAAACTAGCATTTTTTGAAAAATGTTGGTTCCTGTGTAGCATGCCGAGGCTTAGTCTCGTCTCAATTGCATACCTAACTTCTTTTTTATGAAAAACTTACTACTACTTTCTCTGCTAGGACTAATTTTCTTCTCCTGTGAAAAACTGGATGAGCCTGAGATCTTAGGCACCTATACGCATATCCCGGAGGGATGTGTACCCTCTGACGATCCTATGCTGAATTGCAGCAGTTTTGTCACACTATCTGAAGGAGGAATAGCCGATATCCTTCCCAGTGGAGATATTATTTACAGAACCACGTACAAAATAAGGGGCGAAAAAATAATCGTAGCCAAAGCCGATGAAGTAATCAGTCAGTTAGTATTTCGTTATGTAGATAATGCTACTCTTCGAAATGAACGCGATGGAGCTCTGTGGATCAAGTAAAATCTACGCTTTACTGCAGTACCCTCCGGATTGGAAATCCTGAGGTACTGCAGTAGAATTTCCAATCCGTCCTAAACTTATCTGAGAAGCTATTGCTGGAATTAAAACTGTATCCTACGTCATAACTTAGGGATTGCAAATCCCGAAGAGCCCTTGCTCCCCCGAAGAGCTTCCCGATACTTACAGCTTCTCGAAAATCCTTCTAAAGCTAGTCGCTTCAGCGATTCTTCCATGAAGTTCGGAAATAGGCACTCTTTCTTGCTCAGTGGTATCCCGATGACGGATAGTGACCGTGTTGTCTTCAAGCGTCTGGTGGTCTACAGCAATACAGAATGGAGTTCCGATCAGATCCTGTCTTGCATAGCGCTTACCGATAGAAGCAGCATCTTCATAGATGATGTTGAAGTCATATTTCAACAACTCTACGATCTCTTGGCCTTTTTCAGGCAAACCATCCTTCTTTGTAATAGGAAGGATCGCAGCTTTCACCGGAGCGATAGCCGGATGAAGCTTCAAATAAGTTCTGCTTTTTTCCTCAGTTTTCTCTTCAGTATACGCATTGCAAAGCGTCAACAAGAACAGACGATCGGCTCCGATTGATGTCTCGATCACATAAGGAATGTAGTTCTGATTCACCTCCGGATCGAAATACTGCTGCTTCTTTTTAGAGAATTCTTGATGTGACTTCAAATCAAAATCAGTTCT contains:
- a CDS encoding protein kinase; the protein is MVDKNFLLINYELEIENQKAIYVSDSKLILPARSKKQDNMPVALKFSRVDDELVDSYIANFLMISKLKYHPSILTHYNIHKLDRSVINFDILEVLELVRTIKLNDPLKIGISPLHLKQMVLKLLEGFYFLHYNKVLHKDVKPDNILIFEDKGGYNFKIIDFDFMGCAANQRLITTPEFLAPEVNTYSDYDVKAEIWSIGLVLFLIFGGKMPFQTRKNNLSIEEVKKEVLNSNFDFSKVPAPLRIPISLCLKKERQERIGNLGLLIFIMDPFYFLRYWFRLVFKRSP